The Paenibacillus amylolyticus genome contains the following window.
AACATATTCCGTTTTATATCAATATCGTACGTTTTGATGATTTCTGCCCTAAAAAACTAGAGTAGAACCTACTTTCGTTAAATATGATATTTTTTTATGTAAACGCTTTATTAAATGCATGTAAAATGTAAAGGGGGAGTTTGTTAAATTTCGGTCAACATGATTTTCTTGTCCTTGGCCTGCTATATAATGATGAAGTTGTTTAGAAATAAGGAATGAAGGGAGATAAAGAATGCGTATGCCATTTCAGTCTGTGAGATCCAAAATGGTTCTTTCCTACCTCGCTGTTGTTCTTGTCATTGCGCTTCTTTTCGGCTCTATTTTCTATCTCTTCTTCTCCCATCAATACAGCAAAGAGATCCGAATCAATAATCAATTGTCGCTGAAAAGCACGGTCAATACCATTGAGAGCTCCGTGATCCAGAAGGTGAATCAGGTCTATCTGTCCCTGGCACTCGGTAACGCTGCAAATATCAATTTGGATAGCTTAAAAGGAAATCACAGCAAAATTCTGGACATTGAACAGTCCCTCAAAAATATGGTGCAAAATTATTCCGATCTCATTGAAGCCATTCATGTGTACGATACGAAGAACCACTTCATCGTCTCATCTGTATATGGACTATTGCTCGATGAGGACACACCTTCGCGTGTGGATCATACAACGGATTGGATTGCTGCGATGAAAGAGACTCCAGAAAGTTCCTTATGGATGAAGACTCGCATGGTGCCTCAGGATGCTTATATCAAATCACGGGAACAGAACAACATGAGTCCTCTCATTTCCTATGTCCACAGTTATCCGTTTCAATCGTCTGGACAAGACAGCAAAGCCTTGATTGCGATTGATATCAAAGAATCAGCAATCAGTCAGATCATTAAAAACATGCTCCCTGCTGACTATGCCAATACATTAATCATCGATCAGGATGGAACCGTCATCTCAGCCGCAGACAAAACGTTGATCGGCACCTTCACGGAGGAAAATCTGACGCAGTCACTCCTTTCCTATCCTTCTTCAGATGAGAGCTTCACGCCTGTATTTAACTATGACTCTCATGTCGTAACCCAAGATCAATTTAAAGGAAACGCATGGAGAATCTACACGACCACGCCCAATAAAAGCTTCTACTATAAGCTGGATAGCTTGAAGGAGATTTCGGTTCTTCTCGGCTTATTGGCTGTTGCGGTTGGGATCGCGATGTCGTCCATCTTCACCAGGGCCAACTATAGTCCTCTCAAACGAATTCTGAACAACATCAAGAGCCGGATGGACAGCCCTACCAGCTCAAAACAGGACGAATACCGATTTATCGATACAACCATTAACCGTCTGTCCAATAAAGTCGATAGCCTTGAAGAAACGCTCCAGGCCAATCATAAGATGATTAAGCATAGTATCATGCTGAACATGTTAAATAATCGATTCACCCCAGAGGAGCTTACGGAACAACTGCAATCTGTTCATATTTCAATGGCGTATACTCGCTTCCGCTGCATCGTCATTGACCCGGTCAATGAGAAGTGGAAGGATCTGCAGCCACGACAGTTGCAGCATACGTTGTACACGATGATCCAGCAACTGGAGCTGGCAGAGATGGAAGGAACTCAACTGCTGGCAGAGGAATTGCAGGATCACAAAATAGCAGTGATTATCTGTACCAACCAATCCGAAGAACCTCTCTCTGATCACATTGTGGACTTCATTCACACGGAGGCAAGAACGAGATTCGGTCTGGATTTTGTGCTATCACTGGGTGGATGGGTAGAGCATTTCACAGAGATTCACACAAGCTATCATCAGGCGAATGCCTTGATTCGATACAGCTATTTCTTTCCCGATCAGTCTGCCATTCAGGATCTGGATCTGCTGAACAGGGAAACGAGCAGCTTGGAAATTCCGGACTCATACCTCGTGAATTTTGAGAAGAAATTGCAGACTCGGGATATACACGGCACAGTCCAGGCTATTCAAGAGTTGGTCACTCAGATTAAAGCAGGTATGTATTCAGCCGAATACAGTCGGATCATATTACTCAAGACGGTCTCCATATACTCTGAATGTATTCATCAGGTACGTTGGCAGCCCACCGAGGCCAGCACATTGAGTCTGTACAAGCAATTTTCATTGTTCTACAATATCAACCGCTATTCAGAGTGGATGATTCACCTCGTGACCGAATTTGTGATGCATATGGAGAAGCGAAGCGAGGTACGAAGCGTGGATACCATCTCGGCTGTCAAAACCTATATTCAAGAGAACTTATCAGGTGATCTCACGCTCGATCATGTCTCAGAGCAAGTATTCATCAGCCCTAAATATCTCAGTAAACTCTTCAAGGAAGAAACCGGGATTGTCTATTCGGAGTATGTTACGAACCAGAGGATGGAACGCGCACGAGAGCTGATGACGCAACGCGAAATTACGGTTGAGCAGGTCGCAAATACAGTCGGTTACCGTACCCCTGCCTATTTCATTAAGAAGTTCAAAGAAATTCACGGCTGGACACCCAAAAACTTCATGCGCAGTCTAATGGAACAGGGATCTATATAGGTTCAATTAGGAATATTTACACGGACACTCCGATGACAGAGCAACCTTCCGATCGCTGTTATTCCCAGATTTCTTTCAATTCCTCTTCTAAGGGGGAAATCCGTGAATAAAGGCGAGGCGTATGCTTACGATGCAGCTTTCTTTCAGAAAGCTTTTAGCTTCGATTCTTCAGGTTCTTTCTGTCCTCTCCGTTATTGTGTAAATGTTAAATTGAACCTATATAGAATTTTAAATTAATAAAGGAGCTGCTGATGAACCTTAACCTTTCAAGAAAGTTATGTCTATTGATTGCTACATCTATTCTTATAGGATTGATGAGCGGTTGTACCATTCTAAACACAGAAACGGCACAAGGGCAGCAGCAGGACCATCTGACAAACCCTGAGAAGGAAGCTCCAGCGTATACGATATCCTGGACCATGCATCAAAATATCCCTGTTCCTGAGGACGCGGAGATGATTGCCTATATTGAGGATCGGTTTGATGTTGATCTGGAGGTATGGAACCTTGAAAACAAGCGGTACGAGGAACTGCTGGATCTGAAGCTTGCTCAAGGGAAAATACCCGATCTGTTTCGAATCAGACAACCGCATGATCTGCTTAAATATCAAATGCAAGGGGTCTTGGCGGAAATTTCCCCGGAAGTACTTGAACAATATGCCCCTAATATCGTACAGCGAATTCGCGATTATGATTCACGCTACTTGGCGTACGGAAAAATAAACGGTTCCTTATATGGAATACCGGCTATCAATGAGACCAACATCTATCGAACTCCTGTCGTATACCGAGAGGATTGGCTTAAGAAGTTAGGGCTGGACGTTCCAAAGACATTGGATGAATTTGAAACGGTCATGTATGCTTTTGCCAAGGATGACCCGGACGGGAACGGCAAACCGGATACATATGGCCTATCCAGAGAGGGTTTAAATGTGGTTTTTGGCGCTTTTGGACAGTCCGTTTTCACCGAGCAGCTGTATTTTAACGACAAAAACAACCAACTCGTAATTGGCGCTTTGGAGCCTGAGATGAAAAAAGCCCTGACTTATATGCAAAAATGGTATCGGGACGGGATTATCGACCCTGAGTTCATAACCGGTGAAAACAAAGGCGGCTATAAACATCTATCTCATGCTTTTATTAATGGAAAAATTGGGATGACCTCGATGGGTAACTATTATCATTGGAATCAAGCGGGGGATTACAGTGTCCTCGATGAAAATGGCCAAGAGACCCCAGTGGAACCCTCGTTCAATGTCAGTGAGCTGCTCCAGAAGAACGCAACCGCAGAGGTTGTATTTGGTTCTCCTGTTATTGGTCCGGATGGACGTAGCGGTTCAAAGGGGAACAATCTGCTGATGAATTTTATTGCTATAGGTGCTGAGGCTGCGAAGGAGCCGGGTAAACTGGAGAAAATTTTGCAGATACTCGATTATGTAAGTGCCAACCCCGATCCGGCGGAGCAGATCAAAATGGAGTATGGCCTTCCAGGAAAACACTGGGATTGGAACGCTAAAGCTTCAACATCATTTCACTTACTTCCTCCATATAACCGAATGGAGAATTATATGAACATGATCGGCTCAAGTATTGGCATGACGGTTCCAGGTGCACCATCCGACAAACGTGAACAATGGGCTGCATCTTCCGGGTTGACGGAGAATGGAATCTATAACCGCCTGGAGGTTGCAACCCCTGCCCTGATTCAATATTCATCTGAATTGATTCGCATGAGAGACAGAGCGTACATCTCCATCATCACCGGGGATCAACCTGTGGGATATTTCGATACTTTTGTGGAAGAATTTAAGGATGCAGGTGGGCAACAGGTGCTGCTTGAAGCAAATGAGTGGTATATAGCGTATCAGGAAACCAGTCACGCGCAATAGGCAGGGTCGTTTTGAATCATACCTCTGCTATCCGTTTCCGGAATATACATGTGTATTTCGATGCGCCCCTCCTTGCTTCCCTGACGCCACGTCACTCTCTATCCCTTTGCACTCGCATTCGATCCGCGCAGTGAACGGGCTGAACTACTTCGTGCCGTGCTTCCGGATTTGGAGGCGCTGCCTGAGGGTGTGTTCTCAAAACGCTTTCGTTCGGTCCGCTCCATCTGCACAATCTGACCTTCGTGCACGACGATATGCAAAGAACCAAACTCCATGTCATTCAGCTGTCCGGCAATTCGGTCCAACCATACCTCATCCACTTTTAACGGCTTAGCCATTAGAGCCGCCTCCTCTTCTCGGGCTACTGCCCGCCATATTCCTAAATGCATTGCCATCCAACAGATTTATAAATCATTCTTATCCAACCTATATACTTGGTTTATACATTAGCAGGGCTTCCAGTAGCTGTCAATCTGTATTTTCTTCTTCCCATAATATGAAATTGATCTGCTTTGTATCACTTTTCCGAAACGGCTTTGTGACCAAGCCAGCTCTTGAGCAGCAACGTCGCGAGAGCCAGAATCAGGAGCAGGGAAGCCACGGCAAAAGAAGCCGAGAATTGATACTCGTTGTACAAAATTTCCACATGCAGCGGCAGCGTGTTGGTCTCTCCGCGGATATGTCCGGATACCACAGATACCGCTCCGAACTCGCCCATCGCTCGGGCATTACACAGGATAATACCGTATAACAGCCCCCATTTGATGTTGGGCAAAGTTACACTCCAGAAGATTCGCCACCCGGAAGCACCCAGCGTAACCGCCGCTTCCTCTTCCCGGGTTCCCTGGTCCTCCATGAGTGGAATCAACTCCCTGGCTACAAAGGGGAACGTAATAAACAGCGTCGCAATGACGATGCCTGGCAGCGCAAAAATGATTTTGATATCATGTTCGGACAGCCATGGCCCAAACCACCCATTCGAACCAAACACCAACACAAAGATCAACCCGCCCACCACAGGCGAGATCGAAAAGGGAAGATCAATCAGGGTAATCATGAGTCCCTTGCCTTTGAACTGGAACTTGGTAATGACCCAGGCTGCGGCCACACCAAATATTGTATTCAGCGGCACGGTAATCGCCGCAACCAATAACGTGAGTTTCAGTGCAGACATGGCATCCGGCTCGGTAAGAGCCGCGATGTATACACCCCAGCCCTGCTTCAACGCCTCCATGAGCACAATGGCCAGTGGCAATATAAGCAGCCATAGGAGTACCAGGCTCGCCAGTCCAATCAACAACCATTTGACCCATGGAGCTTCCGTTGTTGCACGGTTGGTTCCACGTCCAGCTCGTACGGGTGGAACAGGGCTTAGTGGGACAGAACCCGCCATATGCTGCACCTCCTTTGGTTTGGGTGAGTGACGTTTTTAAATAACTTTATTCCATCATGCTTCGTCGTCATGCCCTGCCCGCCTTCCGACTCCAGCGTTGCAAGGAATTGATGATCAGCAGCAGGATGAAAGAAACCAGAAGCAGCAGCAAAGCTACAGCTGTAGCTCCTGCATAATCGAACTGCTCCAGCTTGGCCATGATCAGCAAGGGGGCAATCTCTGTTTTCATCGGCATATTACCTGAGATAAATACAACGGAGCCGTATTCACCAATGCCTCGGGCAAATGCCAGAGCGAACCCTGTCAGCAGTGGCGGAATCAGATCCGGCAGCAGAATGGTACGGAATATCCGCCATCTTCCTGCGCCCAGTGTGGCAGCCGCTTCTTCCACCTCAGCCTCCAGCTCCTCCAACACCGGTTGTACCGTACGAACCACGAATGGAATACCGATAAACATCAGCGCCAGCGTAATCCCGGCCTGTGAATAGGCAAGCTTGATGCCCAAAGGCTCTACAAACTGCCCGATCCAGCCATTACCGGCATAGATCGCCGTAAGGGCAACCCCTGCTACCGCTGTCGGCAAGGCAAAGGGCAGATCAATGACCGCATCAAACAGCCTTTTGCCAGGAAACTCATACCGAACAAGCACCCATGCCAGGAGTAGCCCCAGCACGAGATCAATCAGGGCCGCTGCACCTGCCGTCAGAAAGCTGACCTGGAAGGAAGCCAGCACCCTGGGATTGGTCGCAACCTCAATCATGGTTGCCCACGTCAGCCCTGTTGAGTTAAACAACAGCGCCGCCAATGGAATAAGTACAACCAGGCTCAGGTAGAGCACACTGTAACCCATCGTTAATCCGAACCCCGGTAATGTGCGTCTTTGCGTCACCGTCACCTTGCTCATGCACGTTCATCCTCTCTGCCTTCAGCCGGTAAGGCTGGTTGGCCGCTTACAGCGCGATTGATCGGGTGGTCATTGAACAGAACAGCCTTAGCTGCCCGGAACATAGATCTGGTCGAAGATACCACCATCATTGAAATGTTTGGCTTGAGTATCCCGCCATGTACCAAATACATCGTTCAACGTGAACAGTTCAAGCGCCGGGAACTGATCTTTGAATTTTTCCTTCACGCTGTCCAGCGTTGGACGGTAATAATTTTCGGCGGCAATGGTCTGCCCTTCTTCACTGTACAAATATTTCAGGTAGGCATCCGCCACATCGCGGCTTCCTTTTTTGTCTGCATTTTTGTCCACAATCGCAACAGGTGGTTCAGCCAAGATACTAACCGATGGCACCACAATATCGAATTTATCCGGGCCCAGCTCTTTTACCGACAGGAAAGCTTCATTCTCCCAGGCAAGCAGCACATCCCCAATGCCACGTTCAACAAATGTCGTCGTAGACCCACGGGCACCCGAATCCAGCACAGGCGCATGTTTGAACAATTCGCCAACGAATTCCTTCGCTTTCTCTTCATCATTGTTATTTTGTTTGAGGGCATATCCCCATGCTGCCAGGTAGTTCCAGCGCGCTCCGCCGGACGTTTTGGGATTCGGGGTGATGACTTGGGTATCCCCTTTAATCAGATCATCCCAGTCCTTGATGCCTTTGGGATTGCCTTTACGTACAAGGAATACAATCGTAGAGGTATACGGAGAGCTGTTATGCTCGTATTTGTCCTGCCAACCTTCATTAATCAGACCTTTATCTTCAATCGCATCAATATCGTATCCCAATGCCAGTGTCACCACGTCCGCATCCAGTCCGTCAATAACCGAACGGCTCTGTTTGCCTGATCCCCCATGGGATTGCTTGATCGTCACTTCCTGGCCCTTCTCTTTCAACCAATGCGCCGCAAACGCTTTGTTATATTGCTCATAGAGTTCCCGTGTTGGATCATAGGAAACATTCAGCAGCTCGATGGCCTTTGCCCCTTCCTTGCCGCCTTCCGTTCCCCCGCTGTTCCCGTTGCATTAGACCCGCCGCTGTCCGATCCGCAAGCTGCCAATACTCCTGTTAACACCAGTGCAAGACCAACCAGAATACCCTTGTGAATTCTCTTTTCATTAAATAACACTCCCCCGATATAGATCTGCATGACTACCTCAGGCCGGCTGAACAGGATCGAACGCCCGTAAAAAAGAAGACGGAGGAACCCCCGCGCACTTCTCCCCATAAAGTCATGCCGGCCCTAGGCCGTGTATGCTTTCATCCGGAAAGGATGCGCTGCGGTGTTCCTCCGTCTATACGGTGAGAACGTTATTCTGTTCAGGTTGCATGGTTACATCTGTCTGTCAAATGACTGCTTTCACAAAGGAAACCAATTCATTTTTATTATTCCTACCTGTTTAGTAAGTTATATACGTATAATAAAGGTAGTCTATATACCTGTCAAACGTTTTTTCCGATTTTTACCGGATTTCTGCACCATTTGCAAAAAAGAGGAACAACGAACCAAAGTCCGTTGTTCCCTTCAGCGAATCCCATGCTTCGCTATCTATTGTAAACTGGAATGGAATGGGACTGCCATGCCTGTCCATTCCTCATCTGCCCGCATACCGGATATTCGGTATCGGTGGTGTGTTCATGCCTTCTCCCAGATAAAATCCGGTGTGCGGCGGTTGATTGTAGGCTACATTTTGCCAAGCGACGCCAAGACGGTACACCGGATCATGCATCAGCGTGTAGATGCGTTTGTCGGTAACTGCTGTTGTGGTATAGATCCGCAGCGCTGAGCTGTCATTGGTTCGCCACACAACTTCCTCTCTCCAGTCCCCGAACAGATCTGCCTGCAGACTCGGTGTAGACTTGGTTCCATTATTGGAAGAAACGCCGGATGCGGTGAGCAGGTTCACCGTTGTGCTGTTGGCATAATTCCACTTGTCGATTCGGTTGCTGTCCAGCAGTTCACGGAGCAGATCACCATCCCACCAGATTCCAAAATTCGTGGAGGAAGGCAGGGTTGTTCCGAGTTTCTGTCCTTTGGCTGTGTACAGACTGCCGTCTGCCCATACCTCGGCGCCTTTATATCTAGGATCGATATCTGCCGCCATGCCGCGTCCAATATCCTTCGTTGTTTTGACTCCCCAGATTAACTGGCCTGTACCTGCATCACGGAATTCCACTCCGGCATTGGACGGTGTCTCATGAACCTGAAACACCTCAAGCCCAGGGCGATCCGGGTCGAGGTCGCTCAAATGCATGGCATCGCCATGATGAAGACCTGTCGTATACAATCCTTTGCCGTTGTCATCCACCGCCATGGCACCATAGACAATCTCGTCTTTCCCGTCTCCGTCCACGTCCGCCACACTCAGATTGTGATTGCCCTGCCCGGCATAACCCGAGTTGCCCGATGTGTTGGAATCAAATGTCCATTGCTTGGTTAGCTGCCCATTCCGCCAGTTATATGCCACCAGTACTGTGCGAGTGTAGTATCCACGCGCCATAACCAGACTTGGGCGCTCCCCATCCAGATAGGCAATGGCAGCAAGGAATCGGTCCACCCGATTGCCATAGTTGTCTCCCCAATCGGATACATTGCCACGCGTCGGTTCGTAATTCACCGTGGATAGCGCTTTGCCCGTCTGCCCATTGAATACCGTCAGGAATTCAGGACCAGATAATACATAACCGCTGGAATTACGATAATCCTTGCTTGCATCACCGATGACCACACCAGTGCCATCCTTGGAGCCATCGGCTGTTTTCATCGCGACCTCGGCTTTGCCGTCACCATCAAGATCGTAGACCATGAACTGGGTGTAGTGCGCACCCGCGCGGATATTCTTGCCGAGACTAATTCGCCACAGGCGTGTTCCGTTCAATTTGTAGGCATCGATAAACACTTCCCCGGTATAACCGCTTTGGGAGTTATCTTTGGAGTTGGAAGGGTCCCACTTCACAATCAATTCATACTCCCCATCACCGTCCAGATCACCAGCACTGGCATCGTTGGCACTGTAAGTGTAGGCAACCCCATCGGGCGTTGTTCCACCTGCGGGTACACTGAGCGGTACGGACAGATAGTTGTTGCCCCATACGCTCGCTGCTGTTGAAGCAGCCTGCTCCGTTCCACTGACGACAGCGCGAACCGTATATTTGGAACTGCTTGTCCCGCTTGCATCCTGAAGGTTGGTGCTATTCGTTATGGGGGTAGCGTTCACCTTGGTTCCATCCCGATAGACATTAAACGATACATTCGAACCTTCCGTACCCAATAGCCGCCAACTGACAATCACACCTGTCCCGGTCTTTACCGCCACCACACCGCGATCCAGATATTCCATCTGCCTTGCACCGGCTGGATGTGTTACCGGCGTGTTATCCAATCCAAACGAAGTGATCAGTAACGCGGAACTCAACAACGATACTCCAGCTGTACGTAATGTGCGCTTCCACAGTGATGATCGATTTCCCATAAACAATTGCCTCCCCAATTGTAGTGGTAAGCCCGCTGCCCTTGTAGCGCCATTTTATATGTAAGCGCTTTAATACATTTAGTTTAAATTAAACATATACTTCCATCTATAGGTCTAATTTAGTAATTCGTTGATATGTACATAAAAAAGCCGAAGGATTTCTCCTTCGACTTATATTATAATTTCATCAATATCAACTAATCCCAAGTCAAGCAATATAATGCATAACAAACTCATAAGTTTGTACCCTTGATTCATTAAGTAGTGTTCTTCCTGCTGATTAAAAATAAATAAATTGGTATCTGAGAAATGATCCAAACTGTATTCAGTCACGCCTACATGTTCCATTGCACCCATCATCTCAGATATGGCTTTTAGTAAGGATTCTTCTGTTATTTTACTTTGATTAATCTTTAAAGAATCTAAATGTTGTTTCAGTTCCTTTCCCGTTTCAAAAGATAATTGAATTGTATCTTCAATAAAATTGGATGCAACAAAACTTTCGATACAAGGATAACTCAACAACAATAGACCTTGACGATCAAAATCATTACTATCTCTGGAGCTACTTAAAGAGCGTAATAAATTACGAATCAGGACCGGATCCGTATTTGATTTGACATCTCTATCAAAAACATAAAAAATGGCAGCTCGATCTACTGGGAATTTATATTCAACAATTAATTTTTCGAACATCTCATCTAAAAACTCATCCTGACTTACAATTGTGGATATAGCGGATTCCCTAGCATTTATAACGAATATGGACGAAGTAATCCCATCCTGTTCATTGTACTTTTTATACTTCATCATCCGATCCATCTTTTCATATTGATAGCTGAAAATTCGAGTGAATATTTTATGCAACAAGTAAAATTCGGTACTTTCTCCCTCAACAATAAGCAGCACTTTTCCTATGTTTTTGTCTTTATTGATTTTGATCAAATTGTATCATCCTTATATTCTGGGATCCCTCCAAAAACACCGCTGGTGTACATTTTCTCTAAATTTTGTGCAACACGAGGCTGCTCACTAGAAAATCTTTTTAGTACACTTCCTTCAGCGCCATTAAAATCCACAGCATAAATCTGATCCGGTCTAAGAAGTGAGTTTGACAGCAAATTAGTTGAATGGGATACAATGAACAGTTGTGAGTTCTTTGAATTATTCATAAAGTATCTAATAAGTAATTCCTCCAAAAAGTTGTGTAATCCACTACTAAACTCATCTACAATTAGCATACCTCCATTTTTGACAGTATGAAAGAACGCGGGTAACAGTCGCAACAACTTCTGATTACCTAATGACTCCCAAGGAAACGGGATAGGTTCTCCAACACCTTCACGTTTGAAGAATATATCTTTTTCCTCAGAAGATATCCTTGTAATGCTACCGGAACTAGAGTTGGCATATTCGATCCGTTGATTAAAGTTAAATTTATTAAAAAATGTATTAATTTCGTCTACACCTTGATTTTCAAGATACTCTTCAATATTTAGATTAATTTTTCCCGGTG
Protein-coding sequences here:
- a CDS encoding rhamnogalacturonan lyase, with translation MEYLDRGVVAVKTGTGVIVSWRLLGTEGSNVSFNVYRDGTKVNATPITNSTNLQDASGTSSSKYTVRAVVSGTEQAASTAASVWGNNYLSVPLSVPAGGTTPDGVAYTYSANDASAGDLDGDGEYELIVKWDPSNSKDNSQSGYTGEVFIDAYKLNGTRLWRISLGKNIRAGAHYTQFMVYDLDGDGKAEVAMKTADGSKDGTGVVIGDASKDYRNSSGYVLSGPEFLTVFNGQTGKALSTVNYEPTRGNVSDWGDNYGNRVDRFLAAIAYLDGERPSLVMARGYYTRTVLVAYNWRNGQLTKQWTFDSNTSGNSGYAGQGNHNLSVADVDGDGKDEIVYGAMAVDDNGKGLYTTGLHHGDAMHLSDLDPDRPGLEVFQVHETPSNAGVEFRDAGTGQLIWGVKTTKDIGRGMAADIDPRYKGAEVWADGSLYTAKGQKLGTTLPSSTNFGIWWDGDLLRELLDSNRIDKWNYANSTTVNLLTASGVSSNNGTKSTPSLQADLFGDWREEVVWRTNDSSALRIYTTTAVTDKRIYTLMHDPVYRLGVAWQNVAYNQPPHTGFYLGEGMNTPPIPNIRYAGR
- a CDS encoding ATP-binding protein — its product is MLSKITINNFRSFKNLTTIDLGATGYKVLSDTNVYHNNLKGLFFVGANASGKTNAIRALKLLLDLLFAERKVDIIVERCLFSPEKSMSLEYEFDISGTPIKYYIEHIADKQSLIEVLTIADQVVLNRIGKNAKSEITENKFYEDIDDNTLVLREIYFNTRFRTQSILKEWFDFLMNSVYLDGYKETIFSPGKINLNIEEYLENQGVDEINTFFNKFNFNQRIEYANSSSGSITRISSEEKDIFFKREGVGEPIPFPWESLGNQKLLRLLPAFFHTVKNGGMLIVDEFSSGLHNFLEELLIRYFMNNSKNSQLFIVSHSTNLLSNSLLRPDQIYAVDFNGAEGSVLKRFSSEQPRVAQNLEKMYTSGVFGGIPEYKDDTI
- a CDS encoding AraC family transcriptional regulator — its product is MRMPFQSVRSKMVLSYLAVVLVIALLFGSIFYLFFSHQYSKEIRINNQLSLKSTVNTIESSVIQKVNQVYLSLALGNAANINLDSLKGNHSKILDIEQSLKNMVQNYSDLIEAIHVYDTKNHFIVSSVYGLLLDEDTPSRVDHTTDWIAAMKETPESSLWMKTRMVPQDAYIKSREQNNMSPLISYVHSYPFQSSGQDSKALIAIDIKESAISQIIKNMLPADYANTLIIDQDGTVISAADKTLIGTFTEENLTQSLLSYPSSDESFTPVFNYDSHVVTQDQFKGNAWRIYTTTPNKSFYYKLDSLKEISVLLGLLAVAVGIAMSSIFTRANYSPLKRILNNIKSRMDSPTSSKQDEYRFIDTTINRLSNKVDSLEETLQANHKMIKHSIMLNMLNNRFTPEELTEQLQSVHISMAYTRFRCIVIDPVNEKWKDLQPRQLQHTLYTMIQQLELAEMEGTQLLAEELQDHKIAVIICTNQSEEPLSDHIVDFIHTEARTRFGLDFVLSLGGWVEHFTEIHTSYHQANALIRYSYFFPDQSAIQDLDLLNRETSSLEIPDSYLVNFEKKLQTRDIHGTVQAIQELVTQIKAGMYSAEYSRIILLKTVSIYSECIHQVRWQPTEASTLSLYKQFSLFYNINRYSEWMIHLVTEFVMHMEKRSEVRSVDTISAVKTYIQENLSGDLTLDHVSEQVFISPKYLSKLFKEETGIVYSEYVTNQRMERARELMTQREITVEQVANTVGYRTPAYFIKKFKEIHGWTPKNFMRSLMEQGSI
- the cysT gene encoding sulfate ABC transporter permease subunit CysT; amino-acid sequence: MSKVTVTQRRTLPGFGLTMGYSVLYLSLVVLIPLAALLFNSTGLTWATMIEVATNPRVLASFQVSFLTAGAAALIDLVLGLLLAWVLVRYEFPGKRLFDAVIDLPFALPTAVAGVALTAIYAGNGWIGQFVEPLGIKLAYSQAGITLALMFIGIPFVVRTVQPVLEELEAEVEEAAATLGAGRWRIFRTILLPDLIPPLLTGFALAFARGIGEYGSVVFISGNMPMKTEIAPLLIMAKLEQFDYAGATAVALLLLLVSFILLLIINSLQRWSRKAGRA
- the cysW gene encoding sulfate ABC transporter permease subunit CysW, which gives rise to MAGSVPLSPVPPVRAGRGTNRATTEAPWVKWLLIGLASLVLLWLLILPLAIVLMEALKQGWGVYIAALTEPDAMSALKLTLLVAAITVPLNTIFGVAAAWVITKFQFKGKGLMITLIDLPFSISPVVGGLIFVLVFGSNGWFGPWLSEHDIKIIFALPGIVIATLFITFPFVARELIPLMEDQGTREEEAAVTLGASGWRIFWSVTLPNIKWGLLYGIILCNARAMGEFGAVSVVSGHIRGETNTLPLHVEILYNEYQFSASFAVASLLLILALATLLLKSWLGHKAVSEK
- a CDS encoding extracellular solute-binding protein; this encodes MIATSILIGLMSGCTILNTETAQGQQQDHLTNPEKEAPAYTISWTMHQNIPVPEDAEMIAYIEDRFDVDLEVWNLENKRYEELLDLKLAQGKIPDLFRIRQPHDLLKYQMQGVLAEISPEVLEQYAPNIVQRIRDYDSRYLAYGKINGSLYGIPAINETNIYRTPVVYREDWLKKLGLDVPKTLDEFETVMYAFAKDDPDGNGKPDTYGLSREGLNVVFGAFGQSVFTEQLYFNDKNNQLVIGALEPEMKKALTYMQKWYRDGIIDPEFITGENKGGYKHLSHAFINGKIGMTSMGNYYHWNQAGDYSVLDENGQETPVEPSFNVSELLQKNATAEVVFGSPVIGPDGRSGSKGNNLLMNFIAIGAEAAKEPGKLEKILQILDYVSANPDPAEQIKMEYGLPGKHWDWNAKASTSFHLLPPYNRMENYMNMIGSSIGMTVPGAPSDKREQWAASSGLTENGIYNRLEVATPALIQYSSELIRMRDRAYISIITGDQPVGYFDTFVEEFKDAGGQQVLLEANEWYIAYQETSHAQ
- a CDS encoding YezD family protein — translated: MAKPLKVDEVWLDRIAGQLNDMEFGSLHIVVHEGQIVQMERTERKRFENTPSGSASKSGSTARSSSARSLRGSNASAKG